In Ruminococcaceae bacterium R-25, one genomic interval encodes:
- a CDS encoding nucleoside-diphosphate-sugar epimerase, translating into MKELQGAIITGATGAIGIALSKLLSEKNIPVLAVIRKNSSRRKYIDGLPNVEILECDISGFDSVVTDGSVQYDVIFDLAWEGSDQGSRQNPDIQKKNIEYIPSIIGFAERNGCKSFIGAGSQAEYGRVSGKINEEHPLNPVTEYGKAKLQVEDLSCEICKAKGIRYVWPRIFSVYGPGMGMDSLITYSISEIMKGNSPKMTKGEQIWDFMYADDAALALYLLAVNKSAEGVYCISGGEGKSIKEYTTIIRDVANPEVELRFGEIPYQENQIMELTGDISKLKRETGFMTSVPFEVGIKRMVEWMKSEIQ; encoded by the coding sequence GTGAAAGAACTGCAAGGAGCCATAATAACAGGAGCTACAGGAGCAATAGGTATTGCTTTGTCCAAGCTGTTGTCAGAAAAGAATATTCCTGTTCTGGCTGTTATCCGGAAGAATTCTTCCAGGAGAAAATATATAGATGGCCTGCCTAATGTTGAGATATTAGAGTGTGATATTTCCGGTTTTGATAGTGTGGTAACGGATGGTTCTGTTCAGTACGATGTCATTTTCGATCTTGCATGGGAAGGATCTGATCAGGGTTCAAGGCAAAATCCTGATATCCAGAAAAAGAACATTGAATACATACCGTCGATAATAGGATTCGCAGAAAGAAACGGTTGTAAATCATTCATAGGCGCAGGTTCCCAGGCTGAATATGGCCGTGTCAGCGGTAAGATCAACGAAGAGCATCCTCTAAATCCTGTAACTGAGTATGGCAAGGCTAAGCTGCAGGTTGAGGATCTTAGCTGTGAGATATGCAAAGCCAAAGGCATCCGTTATGTCTGGCCTAGGATATTCAGTGTATATGGTCCTGGTATGGGAATGGATTCGTTGATCACATATTCGATCTCAGAGATCATGAAGGGTAACTCGCCCAAGATGACAAAAGGTGAGCAGATATGGGATTTTATGTATGCGGATGATGCTGCTTTAGCCTTGTATCTTCTGGCGGTAAACAAATCAGCAGAAGGTGTGTACTGTATCTCCGGAGGTGAAGGAAAGAGCATCAAAGAATATACGACCATTATTCGTGACGTGGCAAATCCTGAAGTCGAATTGAGATTTGGTGAGATTCCTTATCAGGAAAACCAGATAATGGAATTAACAGGTGATATTTCGAAATTGAAGAGGGAAACGGGATTTATGACTTCCGTTCCTTTTGAAGTTGGAATCAAGAGAATGGTTGAATGGATGAAGTCAGAGATTCAGTGA
- a CDS encoding O-antigen/teichoic acid export membrane protein has protein sequence MDLKKQTIIHSLGNTVYLLGLWFLTVITTRILGYSSTGVLTLAMSIGNVIATIQVFGARGYQSSDVSFNYSSKAYVVFRCISVIFGCLIGFVTCVILHYSLSVQIAILLFILVKSSESFSDALFGNDQRFGHLEYAGFSMLIRGVLLVVLFSIGVKVSNELNTSMLIVVLGGLALSLLVDLPLHNRTVEKGGTVSGSIIINLIKECFPLLITLLIPSVITALPRIVLERFFGDETLGYYGNVSAPALLLTSVAPTILLALLPSYGNFIKDHNFKRVKEFWVKTIVCVIAFVLLAAVGVLFLGKIVLSFVYTDAIIPYVHYLYYILAAMMFYIITMCNNTVLVALRKSWGLTLTTVIALVVCVILSFIVIKPWGILGAVIALGIPYAVSAVVQIIWILKICKTETSIAKVGNNDSKS, from the coding sequence ATGGATCTAAAGAAACAGACTATAATTCATTCGTTAGGAAATACTGTTTACCTGTTAGGTTTATGGTTTCTCACCGTTATTACTACACGAATTCTTGGGTATTCTTCAACAGGTGTACTGACGTTGGCTATGTCTATAGGAAATGTCATAGCCACAATTCAAGTGTTTGGAGCAAGGGGTTATCAGAGTTCAGATGTCTCATTCAATTATTCTTCTAAAGCATATGTAGTCTTCAGATGTATTTCTGTTATCTTTGGTTGCTTAATAGGTTTTGTTACATGCGTTATCCTCCATTATTCTCTTTCTGTTCAAATTGCAATTCTTTTGTTCATTCTTGTGAAATCATCTGAGTCTTTTTCTGACGCTCTTTTCGGAAATGATCAAAGATTTGGACATCTGGAGTATGCCGGTTTTTCCATGCTTATCAGAGGAGTACTTTTGGTTGTGTTGTTTAGCATAGGGGTCAAAGTTTCTAATGAATTAAATACTTCTATGTTGATCGTAGTATTGGGCGGTTTGGCATTATCTTTACTTGTTGATCTTCCATTGCATAACCGTACAGTTGAAAAAGGTGGAACTGTATCTGGCAGTATAATAATCAATTTGATTAAAGAGTGTTTTCCGTTGCTTATTACACTTTTGATTCCTTCGGTAATAACAGCTTTACCAAGAATAGTTCTTGAACGTTTCTTTGGAGACGAGACGCTTGGTTATTATGGCAATGTGTCGGCTCCGGCTTTGTTATTAACTTCCGTAGCTCCGACAATTTTGTTAGCATTACTTCCAAGTTATGGTAATTTCATTAAGGATCATAATTTCAAGCGCGTTAAGGAGTTTTGGGTTAAAACAATAGTTTGTGTCATAGCCTTTGTTTTGCTGGCTGCAGTTGGTGTGCTTTTCTTGGGAAAGATAGTGCTCTCGTTTGTTTATACTGACGCAATAATTCCTTATGTGCATTATCTGTATTATATTTTGGCAGCCATGATGTTTTACATTATTACTATGTGTAATAACACTGTCCTTGTAGCGTTGCGTAAGAGCTGGGGATTAACATTAACAACAGTAATAGCTTTGGTTGTGTGTGTTATTCTGTCTTTTATCGTAATTAAACCATGGGGAATTTTGGGAGCTGTTATTGCATTGGGAATCCCGTATGCGGTATCGGCTGTTGTCCAAATTATTTGGATCTTAAAGATATGCAAAACTGAAACGTCGATCGCGAAAGTTGGTAATAATGACAGTAAATCATGA
- a CDS encoding lipopolysaccharide biosynthesis glycosyltransferase: protein MSDRSTGFDEVNILYQSSDAYAPVMGVSLTSLFENNKHIGVIRVYIVDGGISDESKQTILKLGTLYGREIYFLSSKVIDDLLEKKGVKKWRGSYAVFYKIYALDQIKEPINRLLAVDADTIINKDISPLYSLDLEGYTLGMIQDFMPYSYMKKIGMSDKDTYYNSGIVLYDIHKWTENKCQKQIEDFLSENYEKILYADQDAISIALQKEIKKLPINYNFFTIFSAMKDCLSFDLKTMYKLYDLDDLYNFYSVDELAAAEKEATVYHFEGGTVVGRPWEEGDHYSIFSLWDKYKAISPWSKSGKMKSHATSFHKKEKTLHKILPSPLFKLVYKMAYDMYWRRILKIRPNS, encoded by the coding sequence ATGAGTGATAGATCTACAGGGTTTGATGAGGTTAATATCTTATATCAAAGCAGTGACGCCTATGCACCGGTAATGGGTGTATCTCTTACTTCGTTGTTCGAGAACAATAAGCATATAGGTGTGATTCGAGTTTATATAGTTGATGGCGGAATCAGCGATGAAAGCAAACAGACTATATTAAAACTTGGCACGCTATATGGACGAGAGATCTACTTTCTGAGCAGTAAAGTTATAGATGACTTACTCGAAAAAAAAGGCGTAAAAAAATGGCGTGGATCTTACGCTGTGTTTTACAAGATTTATGCTTTAGACCAGATTAAAGAACCAATCAACAGGTTGCTGGCAGTTGATGCTGATACAATAATCAATAAAGATATCAGTCCCTTGTACTCTTTAGATCTTGAAGGTTATACATTAGGAATGATACAAGATTTTATGCCTTATTCTTACATGAAAAAAATAGGAATGAGTGATAAAGACACGTATTACAATTCCGGAATTGTTTTATATGACATCCATAAATGGACAGAAAATAAGTGCCAAAAACAGATTGAAGATTTTTTGAGTGAGAATTATGAAAAAATCTTATATGCTGACCAGGATGCAATTAGTATAGCTTTGCAAAAGGAGATAAAGAAACTCCCGATCAATTATAATTTCTTTACTATCTTTTCAGCTATGAAAGATTGTCTGTCATTTGATTTGAAAACTATGTACAAGCTCTATGATCTGGATGATTTATATAACTTCTATTCTGTTGATGAGCTTGCAGCGGCTGAAAAAGAAGCAACTGTATATCATTTCGAGGGTGGAACAGTGGTTGGCCGTCCATGGGAGGAAGGTGATCACTATAGTATTTTCAGTTTATGGGATAAATACAAAGCAATCTCCCCTTGGAGTAAAAGTGGAAAAATGAAATCCCATGCAACAAGTTTTCATAAAAAGGAAAAGACGTTGCATAAAATCCTTCCTTCACCGCTTTTCAAATTAGTTTATAAGATGGCTTATGATATGTATTGGCGCCGGATTCTTAAGATCCGTCCTAATAGTTGA
- a CDS encoding CDP-paratose 2-epimerase, giving the protein MKILINGGCGFLGSNLASYAIEKEYDLTVFDNMSRLGSDKNREWLNSLGNYTFIHGDTRVKNDVEQVIREGQFDVIFHLAGQVTMTKSISDPYRDFQTNAIGALNVLEAIRKYSPQTAIFFSSTNKVYGDLEQYTYTETSTRYMCDEFPNGFDESVPLDFRSPYGCSKGCADQYMLDYSRIFGVKSVVFRHSSMYGSRQFATYDQGWVGWFVAKAIEKYQNPQCDPFTISGNGKQVRDLLEAEDMVKLYFTAYEHIDDIYGQAFNIGGTMSNALSLLELFAMLEELLGIKMDYVQIPPRQSDQKVFVADISKINRLIGWKPEVSSLEGVSKMIEWVKKI; this is encoded by the coding sequence ATGAAGATTCTTATTAATGGTGGTTGTGGCTTTCTAGGAAGTAATCTGGCATCTTATGCAATTGAAAAGGAATATGACCTCACGGTGTTTGACAATATGTCGCGACTGGGTTCTGACAAGAATCGTGAATGGCTTAATTCGTTAGGTAATTACACATTCATTCATGGTGATACAAGGGTAAAGAATGATGTGGAACAAGTGATTCGTGAAGGCCAATTTGATGTTATTTTTCACCTTGCCGGACAGGTCACTATGACAAAGTCAATTTCAGATCCGTATCGAGATTTTCAGACAAATGCAATCGGAGCGTTGAATGTATTGGAGGCTATAAGAAAGTATAGCCCGCAAACGGCAATTTTCTTCTCGTCTACAAATAAAGTTTATGGAGATTTGGAACAGTATACTTATACGGAAACCAGCACAAGATATATGTGCGATGAATTTCCTAATGGATTTGACGAATCGGTTCCGTTGGATTTCAGATCACCTTATGGATGTTCCAAAGGTTGTGCAGATCAATACATGCTTGATTATTCAAGAATATTTGGTGTTAAATCCGTTGTCTTCAGGCATTCATCAATGTATGGAAGCAGACAATTTGCGACATATGATCAGGGCTGGGTTGGCTGGTTTGTTGCTAAAGCAATCGAAAAGTATCAGAACCCTCAATGCGATCCGTTTACGATTTCCGGAAACGGAAAGCAAGTAAGAGATTTGCTTGAGGCTGAAGATATGGTGAAGTTGTACTTCACAGCATATGAGCACATAGATGACATTTATGGACAGGCTTTTAATATTGGCGGCACCATGTCTAATGCTCTTTCACTCCTTGAACTGTTTGCAATGTTGGAAGAATTATTGGGTATAAAGATGGATTATGTTCAAATACCTCCAAGACAAAGTGATCAAAAAGTATTTGTCGCAGATATTTCAAAGATCAACAGATTAATTGGATGGAAGCCTGAAGTGTCATCCCTTGAGGGTGTATCGAAAATGATTGAATGGGTTAAAAAGATATGA
- a CDS encoding CDP-paratose synthetase — protein MNILVLGGNGYLGSKVIENLLSEGKHSITCTVRSTSDLSRIKKYADQGLSIIPASLDAVKTASIYTSFDAVFNMACSYGKKSTLYNNVIEANIDFPLQVLNCVVEKGCKHFYTIGTGLPDDMNMYSFSKKMFSEFGNYYASHHHIDFVDLKLQMFYGADEPKDRFIPQLIMKMINGEEVNVTVGTQRRDIVAVEDIISALMGIFHSDIHGYIEIPVGTGIAPSISELVDYIWEETGKKSIVNKGAVPMRDFEPDCVADTSRLKEIMDWNPVYWKNGISNMINRMEENL, from the coding sequence ATGAATATTCTGGTGCTTGGAGGAAACGGTTATTTAGGAAGCAAGGTAATTGAAAACCTTCTTTCAGAAGGAAAGCACAGTATTACATGCACTGTTAGATCTACATCTGATTTATCAAGAATTAAGAAGTATGCAGATCAAGGATTATCTATCATTCCGGCAAGCCTCGACGCTGTTAAAACTGCTTCAATTTATACTTCGTTTGATGCAGTATTTAATATGGCTTGCAGTTATGGAAAGAAAAGCACTCTGTATAATAATGTTATTGAAGCGAATATCGATTTTCCTCTTCAGGTCTTGAATTGTGTTGTTGAAAAAGGATGCAAGCATTTTTACACGATTGGTACAGGGTTGCCTGATGATATGAACATGTATAGCTTTTCCAAAAAGATGTTTAGCGAATTTGGAAATTATTATGCATCACACCACCATATAGATTTTGTTGATTTGAAACTGCAAATGTTCTACGGTGCTGATGAACCGAAAGACCGTTTTATTCCTCAATTGATTATGAAGATGATTAACGGAGAAGAAGTCAATGTTACCGTAGGAACTCAGCGTAGAGATATTGTTGCTGTAGAAGATATCATTAGTGCATTGATGGGAATTTTCCATTCAGATATTCATGGTTATATTGAAATTCCAGTTGGTACAGGCATAGCTCCGTCAATTTCTGAATTAGTTGACTATATTTGGGAGGAAACAGGCAAAAAGTCTATTGTGAATAAAGGCGCTGTCCCTATGAGAGATTTTGAGCCGGATTGCGTTGCTGATACAAGCAGACTAAAAGAAATAATGGATTGGAATCCGGTTTATTGGAAAAACGGTATAAGCAATATGATAAATAGAATGGAGGAGAATTTATGA
- a CDS encoding acetolactate synthase-1/2/3 large subunit, giving the protein MKVSDYIIEFIASLGVKNIFCVTGGGAMHMNNSLGSSDKVKGVFMLHEQGASIAAESYARVHEGYGACLVTSGPGATNAITGLVGAYIDSIPVFYISGQAKRADLVGDQKIRQFGIQEVDIISLVHSYAKYAVQIKEPEDIRYELEKAAALAVNGRPGPVWIDVPLDIQASNVEPESLASFDASDLPDYEAKDEDITKVIDAINKSEKPVLVLGHGIRLGHAVDQARELYNKLGFPTLTSWNGVDLIEDDHPMYFGRPGAVGQRAANLIQQGADMVLTIGTRLNLLSTGYNFDSFLENGVHIMVDIDENEMNKKSVHPKIKVVCDAKSFIEKLLARIDEIKPVSREKWITHCNQLREKYPVLIPEQEPREGYVSTYDLAGEVSSQMKPEDIYQFTSSGTSVDITMKVFKIKWGQRAFLTKGLAAMGYDVPASIGSCVASGGKRTVCITGDGSVAMNMQELEVIKRLSLPVKIFVVDNSGYSMIYQSQNGNFKGHLTGCTEENGLTLPDMTKVAEAFGVHSEHIETTSELKEKVSSVLEYDGPVLCTVKADITQKILPKQVNYVRPDGQMASRPLEDMAPLLDREELENVLRGD; this is encoded by the coding sequence ATGAAAGTTTCTGATTATATTATTGAATTTATCGCTTCGCTTGGAGTTAAGAATATCTTCTGTGTAACCGGCGGCGGCGCTATGCACATGAACAACTCACTCGGTTCGAGTGACAAGGTCAAAGGCGTATTCATGCTTCATGAGCAGGGTGCATCCATTGCTGCTGAAAGCTATGCGCGTGTTCATGAAGGTTATGGAGCTTGTCTTGTAACCAGCGGCCCAGGTGCGACAAATGCCATCACGGGCTTAGTTGGTGCATATATCGATTCGATTCCGGTCTTCTATATTTCCGGCCAGGCAAAACGAGCTGATCTGGTTGGTGACCAGAAGATCCGTCAATTCGGTATTCAGGAGGTTGATATTATCTCTCTGGTTCACTCGTATGCCAAATATGCCGTTCAGATCAAGGAGCCTGAAGATATCCGTTATGAACTTGAGAAGGCTGCTGCACTTGCAGTAAACGGAAGACCGGGACCTGTTTGGATCGATGTACCGCTTGATATACAGGCATCTAATGTGGAGCCTGAATCGCTTGCTTCCTTTGATGCTTCTGATCTTCCTGATTACGAAGCAAAAGATGAGGATATCACTAAAGTTATTGATGCAATTAATAAGTCGGAAAAACCTGTGCTTGTTTTAGGCCATGGCATACGTTTGGGACACGCTGTGGACCAGGCAAGAGAACTCTATAACAAACTCGGATTCCCGACTTTAACTTCATGGAACGGCGTTGATCTTATTGAAGATGATCATCCTATGTATTTCGGACGTCCCGGTGCAGTAGGCCAGCGTGCCGCCAATCTTATCCAGCAGGGCGCAGATATGGTGCTGACAATTGGCACCAGATTGAATCTTTTGAGCACAGGATATAACTTCGACAGTTTCCTCGAAAACGGCGTGCATATCATGGTCGATATCGATGAAAACGAGATGAATAAGAAAAGCGTTCATCCGAAGATCAAAGTCGTATGTGATGCGAAATCGTTTATCGAGAAACTGTTAGCACGTATAGATGAGATCAAGCCTGTATCACGCGAAAAATGGATCACTCACTGCAATCAGTTAAGAGAGAAGTATCCGGTACTGATCCCTGAACAGGAACCGCGTGAAGGTTATGTTAGCACATATGATCTTGCAGGGGAGGTTTCATCTCAGATGAAGCCGGAAGACATCTATCAGTTCACAAGTTCAGGAACTTCGGTAGATATCACCATGAAGGTCTTTAAGATAAAGTGGGGTCAGAGAGCTTTTCTTACCAAAGGTTTAGCTGCTATGGGTTATGATGTGCCTGCTTCAATCGGGAGTTGTGTTGCTTCCGGTGGAAAACGCACAGTCTGCATTACCGGTGACGGCAGTGTTGCTATGAATATGCAGGAATTGGAAGTTATAAAGCGCTTATCTCTACCTGTTAAGATCTTCGTTGTCGATAACAGCGGTTACAGCATGATCTACCAGTCTCAGAACGGAAACTTCAAAGGACATCTTACCGGTTGTACTGAAGAAAACGGTCTTACGCTTCCTGATATGACAAAGGTAGCCGAAGCATTCGGTGTTCATTCAGAGCATATTGAAACGACATCTGAATTGAAAGAGAAAGTTTCTTCTGTTCTTGAATATGACGGACCTGTATTGTGCACGGTAAAAGCTGACATTACACAGAAGATCCTTCCTAAGCAAGTCAACTATGTAAGACCGGATGGCCAGATGGCAAGCCGCCCGTTGGAAGATATGGCGCCTCTTCTTGATCGGGAAGAGCTTGAGAATGTTTTGAGAGGTGATTAA
- a CDS encoding 4-hydroxy 2-oxovalerate aldolase: MSRIKLLDCTLRDGAYIVNAEFGEPAIKGIIRKLQDADIDIIECGWLKDKEHVKGTSFYHVPSDVVPYITERKPNFMYVAMIDWDRYELSNLPVCDGNSIDAIRVVFPYNKFREGIKVGKQVLEKGYTLFFQAANTLAYSNEDLVELAKEVNASGAKSLSVVDTFGAMYEEDLDRIVNVLNAELDPGVALGFHSHNNQQLAFSNAIHFIKLLDKTERTVVVDSSLCGMGRGAGNATTELMVNYLNRKYETGYNMNAIMDAIDIYMKYFEEKYTWGYSTEYCIAGMYCCHVNNIAYLTKNHRTSAKDMRNIIESLSPEDRKKYDYDLLEAKFIENQNRKIDDTAAVETLKKAIAGKKIVLVAPGKSSITKKMGIDEFISQNRSDAVVIAVNALLEDYGNGYDYLFLTNNARYEYAKETRTEQFNAVKKILLSSIKNEGDADEYIVEFERAIKRGWDHFDNAVICCLRLLKQLDAKDVYISGFDGFKETYNESYADASLPTVNPGKAWSELNDEIKDMFRDIKKNAQDMKITFLTESVYE, translated from the coding sequence ATGTCAAGAATAAAGTTGCTGGATTGTACACTTCGAGATGGTGCATATATCGTAAACGCAGAATTTGGTGAGCCTGCAATAAAAGGAATTATCCGCAAGCTTCAGGATGCTGATATTGATATTATCGAATGCGGCTGGCTCAAAGACAAAGAACATGTGAAGGGCACATCTTTCTACCATGTCCCGTCAGATGTAGTTCCGTACATTACTGAAAGAAAGCCTAATTTCATGTATGTCGCAATGATCGACTGGGACAGATATGAACTTTCAAATCTTCCTGTGTGCGACGGTAATTCGATAGATGCGATAAGAGTAGTATTTCCATACAACAAATTCAGAGAAGGAATAAAAGTCGGTAAGCAGGTTTTGGAAAAAGGCTATACACTTTTCTTCCAGGCTGCCAACACACTTGCTTATTCTAATGAAGATCTTGTAGAGCTTGCGAAAGAAGTTAACGCTTCTGGTGCTAAGAGTTTATCTGTTGTTGATACTTTCGGTGCAATGTATGAAGAAGATCTCGACAGGATCGTCAATGTCCTGAATGCGGAATTAGATCCCGGTGTAGCGCTTGGATTCCATTCGCATAATAACCAGCAGCTCGCTTTCTCGAATGCGATCCACTTTATCAAGCTTCTTGATAAAACGGAGCGTACAGTCGTTGTTGATTCATCACTCTGTGGTATGGGCAGAGGTGCTGGTAATGCTACAACCGAACTGATGGTTAATTATCTGAACAGGAAATATGAGACCGGTTACAATATGAATGCGATAATGGATGCCATCGACATTTATATGAAGTATTTCGAAGAGAAGTACACTTGGGGTTATTCTACAGAGTATTGTATTGCCGGTATGTACTGTTGCCATGTAAACAACATTGCATATCTTACTAAGAACCACAGAACATCCGCAAAGGATATGAGAAACATCATTGAATCGCTTTCTCCTGAAGACAGAAAGAAATACGATTACGATCTTCTCGAGGCGAAGTTCATTGAGAACCAGAACCGGAAGATCGACGATACAGCTGCTGTAGAGACACTGAAGAAGGCTATAGCAGGAAAGAAGATCGTTCTTGTAGCGCCGGGTAAGTCCTCTATTACCAAGAAGATGGGTATTGATGAGTTTATCTCTCAGAACAGAAGCGATGCAGTCGTTATTGCCGTAAATGCTCTCTTGGAAGATTACGGCAACGGATACGATTATCTGTTCCTTACGAATAATGCCCGCTATGAGTATGCGAAAGAAACACGCACAGAACAGTTTAATGCCGTGAAAAAGATTTTGCTGTCCAGCATTAAAAATGAAGGTGATGCTGATGAATACATCGTTGAATTTGAGCGTGCCATCAAGAGAGGCTGGGATCATTTCGACAATGCTGTCATCTGCTGCCTGAGACTCCTCAAACAGTTGGATGCAAAAGACGTATATATCTCCGGTTTTGACGGCTTTAAGGAAACCTATAACGAGAGTTATGCTGATGCTTCGCTCCCGACAGTCAATCCCGGCAAGGCATGGAGTGAACTGAATGATGAGATCAAAGACATGTTCCGCGATATAAAGAAAAATGCTCAGGATATGAAGATCACATTCCTGACAGAAAGCGTATACGAATAA